Within Streptobacillus ratti, the genomic segment AAATTGCCTCACCTAATATTGCATCAACTTTATCAACAGATATCATTTTTTTCATTATATTTACTGCTTCTTGTAAATCACCTTTAGTATCTTCAACTATTAATTCTATCTTTTTACCATTAATTCCACCCTCATTATTTATTTGAGAAATTTTAAATTCTATTCCCTCTTTTATTGCAACTCCATATTGAGATAAATCTCCAGTTAAAGGTTCAGGAACACCAATTTTAATAATAGACTCAGTTCCTCCTTTTACATCAACTTCTGCTTTATTACCACAGCTAAACATTATAAAAAGTGTTAAAACTGATAATATTATTTTTTTCATTACTGATTCCTCCTTTATTTTTCGATAATATGATTATATCACAATATATCAAATATATAAAATATATATATTAAATGATTATCATTAATAATATGAATATATAAAAAGATGATTCTAAATCCTAAATAAATTAAGAACCTTGAATCATCTTTTCTTTTATCATCCTATTTTCTTTATTAATTCTTTAACCACATTTTCTATATCTTTACCATCTTTAATCCAAATATCTGGATAAAATCCTATTCCCTCACCACGGTATTCTTTAGGAACATAATTACCAAATTCTGGTATTTTTAATACTAGGTTAGAATTTTTTAGAATGTAATTACTCCCAGCATTTGTTATAAAAGTACCACTAGAATTTGAACCTAAAACATACACATTTTTATAATCCAGTATCTTTAACATAGAAATTGTAACTTCACTAGAAGAGGCACTTTTATCATTAACAATTATGAAAATTTTGGCTTTTCCTCTTTTTTTAGCAACTTTTTCTACTCCTTTTTTATAGTTATCATAACTATATTCTAAATATCTAATAACCTTATTAGATGTATTACCAATTAGATTAGTAAAATCAAATGGTAAATCGTAATATTTTCTTAAAAGATATTCTATAGAATTTGGATAACCTCCTAGATTTCCTCTTAAATC encodes:
- a CDS encoding S41 family peptidase yields the protein MEFRNSYEEIEFNKIFTKSLNNFQLKIEKDYIYLSLPTFLNIDLNGKTLEEYLFDKLKDEKIEDKNLIIDLRGNLGGYPNSIEYLLRKYYDLPFDFTNLIGNTSNKVIRYLEYSYDNYKKGVEKVAKKRGKAKIFIIVNDKSASSSEVTISMLKILDYKNVYVLGSNSSGTFITNAGSNYILKNSNLVLKIPEFGNYVPKEYRGEGIGFYPDIWIKDGKDIENVVKELIKKIG